A section of the Streptomyces xinghaiensis S187 genome encodes:
- a CDS encoding TOMM precursor leader peptide-binding protein: protein MTADVTGTAPATPAGAFEALAGTRPRVRRDVLFTETPGGVLFHNADGGFHLTGRAAYRFAALMVPHLAGRNRLGEICEGFGPAQRAMAAELVKTLYERGFARDVPDADTDGPEPGDVSRRFAAQIAYVDHYTDGAPRRFARFRDTRVAVLGEDETARWCALSLVRNGCGHIATTTAFPEVAAEAAESAADGCPVRADRLDPGETAGWAALDGYDVVVVTGPGAEARTHRLLCEGVPEGRTLIPAWTFGGRAVTGPLSTATSTGCLHCALLRLGGTTDAAAAAEIWSGLAGGSAAPAPGAGGPLAGPVAAMSGNLLGYEIFRLRTGALPAETAGQVLIQDLESLDVMAEPVHPHPRCRRCAAPAGAASGAAETPEVPERLVLPVTPTVETAREAEDLVEELNRISDALVRPYTGVFRRYDDEELTQTPLKISRVEVALGHGVRREIAAFDVHHLAGARLRALYAAAEAYVEHVVPAVPAPAASAGAGSGTAPLPALAPDALTTGGGTGRAAAEVTAWVTAVSLLTREPVRVPAAAVRPFGPYNRDRLHQASGAGAGAGGGPGEAAGRGLLSALAHDALLRAVRGTTEVTPLGDAVGDPELVFLRKSAGNLDLPVELLDLGEDARSSARVVLAREPGGRWAAAAGLSRSAAACAALRDLLGQAQLAAEEPERTVDQGDPLLADLAPAAIAVTGGGAADGGTGTVAPDTEATTFETVLDRLRAAGRDVLYLDTTPADLSAGGIRTARVLLTTGAAGGSGADSATGTGTQTGTGTGSSTAARSGSDGGADGH, encoded by the coding sequence ATGACAGCAGACGTGACCGGCACCGCGCCCGCCACCCCGGCCGGCGCCTTCGAGGCACTCGCCGGCACCCGGCCGCGGGTGCGGCGGGACGTACTCTTCACCGAGACCCCGGGCGGGGTGCTCTTCCACAACGCCGACGGCGGCTTCCACCTCACCGGCCGCGCCGCCTACCGCTTCGCCGCGCTGATGGTGCCGCACCTGGCCGGGCGCAACCGGCTCGGCGAGATCTGCGAGGGCTTCGGACCGGCCCAGCGCGCCATGGCCGCCGAGCTGGTCAAGACGCTGTACGAGCGCGGCTTCGCCCGCGACGTACCGGACGCCGACACGGACGGCCCGGAGCCCGGCGACGTCTCCCGCCGGTTCGCCGCCCAGATCGCCTACGTCGACCACTACACCGACGGCGCGCCCCGCCGCTTCGCCCGCTTCCGCGACACCCGCGTCGCCGTGCTGGGCGAGGACGAGACGGCCCGCTGGTGCGCGCTGAGCCTGGTCCGCAACGGCTGCGGCCACATCGCGACCACCACCGCCTTTCCCGAGGTGGCCGCGGAGGCGGCCGAGTCCGCGGCCGACGGCTGCCCGGTGCGGGCCGACCGCCTGGACCCCGGCGAGACCGCGGGCTGGGCCGCGCTCGACGGCTACGACGTCGTGGTCGTCACCGGCCCCGGGGCCGAGGCCCGCACCCACCGGCTGCTGTGCGAGGGCGTGCCCGAGGGCCGCACCCTGATCCCCGCCTGGACCTTCGGCGGCCGCGCCGTCACCGGTCCGCTGTCCACCGCCACGTCCACCGGCTGCCTGCACTGCGCCCTGCTGCGGCTCGGCGGCACCACGGACGCCGCCGCCGCGGCGGAGATCTGGAGCGGCCTGGCCGGCGGTTCCGCCGCACCGGCACCCGGCGCCGGCGGACCGCTCGCCGGCCCCGTCGCCGCCATGTCCGGCAATCTGCTGGGCTACGAGATCTTCCGGCTGCGCACCGGGGCGCTGCCCGCCGAGACCGCCGGCCAGGTGCTGATCCAGGACCTGGAGTCGCTGGACGTCATGGCCGAGCCCGTGCACCCGCATCCGCGCTGCCGCCGCTGCGCCGCGCCGGCCGGGGCGGCGTCCGGCGCGGCGGAAACGCCCGAGGTACCGGAGCGGCTGGTGCTCCCCGTCACCCCGACCGTGGAGACCGCCCGGGAGGCGGAGGACCTGGTCGAGGAGCTCAACCGGATCAGCGACGCGCTCGTCCGCCCGTACACCGGGGTCTTCCGCCGGTACGACGACGAGGAGCTGACCCAGACCCCGCTGAAGATCAGCCGGGTGGAGGTCGCGCTCGGCCACGGCGTGCGGCGCGAGATCGCCGCGTTCGACGTGCACCATCTCGCGGGTGCGCGCCTGCGGGCCCTGTACGCGGCGGCCGAGGCCTACGTCGAACACGTGGTCCCCGCCGTGCCCGCCCCGGCCGCCTCCGCCGGAGCCGGCTCCGGGACCGCGCCGCTGCCGGCCCTGGCCCCCGACGCGCTGACGACGGGAGGCGGCACCGGCCGGGCTGCGGCCGAGGTCACCGCGTGGGTGACCGCCGTGTCGCTGCTCACCCGGGAGCCGGTCCGGGTGCCGGCGGCGGCGGTGCGGCCCTTCGGCCCGTACAACCGGGACCGGCTGCACCAGGCGAGCGGCGCGGGAGCCGGGGCGGGCGGCGGGCCCGGGGAGGCCGCCGGGCGCGGACTGCTGTCGGCGCTGGCGCACGACGCGCTGCTGCGGGCGGTGCGCGGCACGACGGAGGTGACCCCGCTCGGGGACGCCGTGGGCGATCCGGAGCTGGTCTTCCTGCGGAAGTCGGCGGGCAACCTGGATCTGCCGGTGGAACTGCTCGACCTCGGGGAGGACGCCCGCTCCTCGGCACGGGTGGTGCTGGCGCGGGAGCCGGGGGGCCGCTGGGCGGCCGCCGCCGGCCTGTCGCGCTCCGCGGCGGCCTGCGCGGCGCTGCGGGACCTGCTGGGACAGGCCCAGCTCGCCGCCGAGGAGCCGGAGAGGACCGTCGACCAGGGCGACCCGCTGCTCGCCGACCTGGCCCCCGCGGCCATCGCGGTGACGGGCGGCGGCGCGGCGGACGGCGGGACCGGGACGGTGGCACCGGACACGGAGGCCACGACGTTCGAGACGGTGCTGGACCGGCTCCGCGCGGCCGGACGGGACGTCCTGTACCTCGACACCACCCCGGCCGACCTGTCCGCGGGCGGCATCCGCACCGCCCGGGTCCTGCTCACCACCGGCGCGGCCGGCGGCTCCGGCGCGGACTCCGCGACCGGCACCGGCACGCAAACCGGCACCGGAACCGGCTCCTCCACCGCTGCCCGTTCCGGCTCGGACGGCGGCGCGGATGGCCACTGA
- a CDS encoding TOMM precursor leader peptide-binding protein, whose protein sequence is MATETPTGSTGRTTTVTGTAAAGSTGRTTPAPATPVPAGPVAAPGGAGGASPAAVPGAEAPVPGARPPGTSPGAAATGPGAPWERACRELAVLLHRGLAAHGTPAPLDVAALGVTDAFTAPEPRPSGPASTPGPAIPGGANAPAGSVPVRFYGHLAVVGPLPPGAGDSPHAPGPAGPCARCLDRRWQAVRSVALREALELGSGTRAAGAWPYLTPFTADALAALTAARLGGAGPRGGAFPAVHLVDLRTLSVRHYPLVPDPECPRCGRAEEDTPEAAVLTLRPAPKHRPGSFRVRDIRDYELPAEPYANPVCGSLGPSVVHDIASPSTSATIGCFSMRSGEYLRETFWGGHADSYAQSVRIGVLEGLERYAGMRSRAKPAQLRDSLDGLRARGVRALDPRTCGLYSEEFHRANPRVTPFSPGREIPWVWGYSLREGEPVLVPEVLTYYHAPGLENRFVQESSNGCASGGCLEEAVYCGLMEVVERDAFLLTWYGRAALPEIDPRTSARAATRQMVDRLEMYGYEARFFDTRISFPVPVVTGVAVRPDGGIGRMCFGAGAGLDPEAALAGALCEIATDAVNLRGRTERDWERLSAMARDFAKVEALHDHPLAYGVPEMGDHARFLLGEPGAPRPPMRSLTDLQREVPPVSGDLLDDLRTCVDTVTGAGFDVIVVDQTMPEQRGLGLTTVSVLVPGLLPIDFGWTRQRALGMPRLRTALREAGLRERDLVPDDFNPAPHPFP, encoded by the coding sequence ATGGCCACTGAGACCCCCACCGGGAGCACCGGCCGGACCACCACCGTGACTGGGACCGCCGCGGCCGGGAGCACCGGCCGGACAACCCCCGCTCCCGCAACCCCCGTACCGGCCGGGCCGGTTGCCGCCCCGGGGGGCGCGGGCGGAGCCTCCCCCGCCGCCGTCCCCGGGGCCGAGGCGCCGGTCCCGGGGGCGCGGCCCCCGGGTACCTCCCCCGGCGCGGCGGCCACCGGACCCGGAGCGCCCTGGGAGCGGGCCTGCCGTGAGCTGGCCGTACTGCTGCACCGCGGCCTCGCCGCGCACGGGACCCCGGCCCCGCTGGACGTCGCCGCGCTGGGCGTCACCGACGCCTTCACCGCACCGGAGCCCCGGCCGTCCGGCCCGGCGTCAACTCCCGGGCCGGCCATACCCGGTGGGGCGAACGCCCCCGCCGGTTCCGTCCCCGTACGGTTCTACGGGCACCTGGCCGTCGTCGGCCCCCTCCCCCCGGGGGCCGGCGACTCCCCGCACGCGCCCGGGCCGGCGGGCCCCTGCGCCCGCTGCCTCGACCGCCGGTGGCAGGCCGTGCGCTCCGTCGCCCTGCGCGAGGCGCTGGAGCTGGGCTCCGGTACCCGGGCGGCCGGGGCGTGGCCGTATCTCACCCCGTTCACGGCGGACGCGCTGGCCGCGCTGACGGCCGCCCGGCTCGGCGGGGCGGGGCCGCGCGGCGGCGCGTTCCCGGCCGTCCATCTGGTCGATCTGCGCACCCTGTCGGTCCGGCACTACCCGCTGGTGCCGGACCCGGAGTGCCCGCGCTGCGGCCGCGCCGAGGAGGACACGCCGGAGGCGGCCGTGCTCACCCTCCGCCCCGCGCCCAAGCACCGGCCCGGTTCCTTCCGCGTCCGCGACATCCGCGACTACGAGCTGCCGGCCGAGCCGTACGCCAACCCGGTGTGCGGTTCGCTGGGCCCGTCCGTGGTGCACGACATCGCGTCCCCCTCCACCTCCGCGACCATCGGCTGCTTCTCCATGCGCTCCGGGGAGTACCTCCGCGAGACGTTCTGGGGCGGCCACGCCGACAGCTACGCGCAGAGCGTGCGGATCGGCGTCCTGGAGGGCTTGGAGCGGTACGCGGGGATGCGGTCGCGCGCCAAGCCGGCGCAGCTGAGGGACTCCCTGGACGGGCTGCGGGCGCGCGGCGTCCGCGCGCTGGACCCGCGCACCTGCGGCCTGTACTCCGAGGAATTCCACCGCGCGAATCCGCGGGTCACGCCCTTCTCCCCCGGCCGGGAGATCCCCTGGGTGTGGGGGTACTCGCTGCGCGAGGGCGAGCCCGTTCTCGTCCCCGAGGTGCTGACGTACTACCACGCTCCGGGCCTGGAGAACCGGTTCGTCCAGGAGAGCTCCAACGGCTGCGCGTCCGGCGGCTGTCTGGAGGAGGCGGTCTACTGCGGGCTGATGGAGGTCGTCGAGCGCGACGCCTTCCTGCTCACCTGGTACGGGCGGGCCGCCCTCCCGGAGATCGACCCGCGCACCAGCGCCCGCGCCGCCACCCGGCAGATGGTGGATCGGCTGGAGATGTACGGCTACGAGGCCCGCTTCTTCGACACCCGGATCAGCTTCCCCGTTCCCGTGGTGACCGGGGTCGCCGTGCGGCCCGACGGCGGCATCGGGCGGATGTGCTTCGGCGCGGGCGCCGGTCTCGACCCGGAGGCGGCGCTGGCCGGCGCCCTCTGCGAGATCGCCACCGACGCCGTCAACCTCCGGGGGCGCACCGAGCGCGACTGGGAGCGGCTGAGCGCCATGGCGCGCGACTTCGCGAAGGTCGAGGCGCTGCACGACCATCCGCTGGCCTACGGCGTGCCGGAGATGGGCGACCACGCCCGCTTCCTCCTCGGCGAACCGGGCGCGCCCCGCCCGCCGATGCGCTCGCTGACGGACCTTCAGCGGGAGGTGCCGCCGGTCTCCGGTGATCTCCTGGACGATCTGCGGACCTGCGTGGACACGGTGACGGGCGCGGGCTTCGACGTGATCGTGGTCGACCAGACCATGCCCGAGCAGCGGGGTCTGGGGCTGACGACGGTCTCCGTCCTCGTGCCCGGGCTGCTGCCGATCGACTTCGGCTGGACCCGGCAGCGGGCCCTGGGGATGCCGCGGCTGCGCACCGCCCTGCGGGAGGCGGGGCTGCGCGAGCGCGATCTCGTACCGGACGACTTCAACCCGGCGCCGCATCCGTTCCCCTGA
- a CDS encoding SagB family peptide dehydrogenase — protein MGYAQEYATAIMHRGRVPMDPADFVPDWADGPRKAKFYPGADSLPLPASGYPAAACLDRGLAALGGVLPTPGERDGADSGTEGAGAGRPFDLAALSGMLRDSYGLTGRRLGVQANTDLGALPYYPLANWSRGSASGGGLYPVSVYWVSGRSGPVPPGVHYYSTRHHAMQRLLTGDVSGEVRAALGSGAPGPATDQYLVLGVKYWQNAFKYNSFSFHAVSMDLGAAVQTWRLWAGARGLAVEPAFWFDEERLARLLGVRTEEEGVFAVVPLRWEGTAPGPGAGRAPAPAAPVSVRHRDAERSRTVLTFDALLKMQAATAEHAADRPAPGALAPAAAPPPDPDRPVGPLPAPRPLAADVRSALRARRSSFGRFDAQRPVAADQFAACLAAASAGSVLGGDTGTGETPLTKLYAFVNHVDGLEPGAYEYDPAGRALRLVKPGRPGEFLQKNYFLANYNLEQSGAVLVPAVRTAAVLDAVGDRGYRVVNAAVGAVAQTLYTACAALGLGCGVALGFDNISYIEELGLAETGESPLLIMMIGHERPAPADFRYEIA, from the coding sequence GTGGGATACGCCCAGGAGTACGCCACCGCGATCATGCACCGCGGGCGGGTCCCGATGGATCCCGCCGATTTCGTCCCCGACTGGGCCGACGGCCCGCGCAAGGCGAAGTTCTACCCGGGTGCGGACAGCCTGCCGCTGCCCGCTTCCGGCTATCCGGCGGCGGCCTGCCTGGACCGGGGCCTCGCCGCTCTCGGCGGGGTGCTGCCGACGCCCGGGGAGCGGGACGGCGCGGACAGCGGGACCGAGGGGGCGGGCGCCGGGCGGCCGTTCGACCTCGCCGCCCTGTCGGGCATGCTGCGCGACTCCTACGGGCTGACCGGCCGCCGCCTCGGCGTCCAGGCCAACACGGACCTCGGCGCGCTGCCGTACTACCCGCTCGCCAACTGGTCGCGCGGCTCGGCCTCCGGCGGCGGCCTCTACCCGGTCAGCGTCTACTGGGTCTCCGGACGGAGCGGCCCGGTGCCGCCCGGGGTGCACTACTACTCGACCCGCCACCACGCCATGCAGCGGCTGCTCACGGGCGACGTCTCGGGCGAGGTGCGGGCCGCGCTGGGCAGCGGCGCGCCCGGACCGGCCACCGACCAGTACCTCGTCCTCGGCGTCAAGTACTGGCAGAACGCCTTCAAGTACAACAGCTTCTCCTTCCACGCCGTGTCCATGGACCTCGGCGCCGCCGTGCAGACCTGGCGGCTGTGGGCCGGGGCGCGCGGACTCGCCGTCGAGCCCGCGTTCTGGTTCGACGAGGAGCGGCTGGCCCGGCTGCTCGGGGTGCGCACCGAGGAGGAGGGCGTCTTCGCCGTCGTCCCGCTGCGGTGGGAGGGCACCGCGCCCGGTCCGGGGGCCGGCCGGGCCCCGGCCCCGGCCGCCCCGGTCTCCGTGCGCCACCGGGACGCCGAGCGGTCCCGCACCGTGCTCACCTTCGACGCCCTGCTGAAGATGCAGGCCGCCACGGCCGAACACGCCGCCGACCGGCCCGCTCCGGGTGCGCTGGCCCCGGCCGCCGCCCCGCCCCCGGACCCGGACCGGCCGGTCGGCCCGCTGCCCGCGCCGCGGCCGCTCGCCGCCGACGTGCGCTCGGCGCTCCGGGCGCGGCGCAGCAGCTTCGGCCGCTTCGACGCGCAGCGGCCGGTGGCGGCGGACCAGTTCGCCGCCTGTCTGGCCGCCGCCTCCGCCGGCTCCGTGCTCGGCGGGGACACCGGCACCGGGGAGACCCCGCTCACCAAGCTCTACGCCTTCGTCAACCATGTGGACGGCCTGGAGCCCGGGGCGTACGAGTACGACCCGGCCGGGCGGGCGCTGCGGCTGGTCAAGCCCGGCCGGCCCGGGGAGTTCCTGCAGAAGAACTACTTCCTGGCGAACTACAACCTGGAGCAGTCCGGTGCGGTCCTGGTGCCCGCGGTCCGCACCGCGGCCGTGCTCGACGCGGTCGGCGACCGCGGCTACCGCGTGGTCAACGCCGCCGTCGGGGCGGTCGCGCAGACGCTCTACACCGCCTGCGCCGCACTCGGCCTCGGCTGCGGTGTGGCGCTGGGCTTCGACAACATCTCGTACATCGAGGAACTCGGCCTGGCGGAGACGGGCGAGTCACCGCTGCTGATCATGATGATCGGTCATGAACGGCCCGCCCCGGCCGACTTCCGGTACGAGATCGCCTGA
- a CDS encoding lantibiotic dehydratase — protein MDTGRETTAPPNPAAAAGEPAEPGRADGPFVLRIAGLPVETLRELRCPGSRRWADSVLRETDRLRAEGEAVGDRLHDLVGGHPAAESDTVRRGLLKLRREVYNNRLPRDGDAALALVAGVDGAAGEALAGWLRDRRRLEEQRTGGAALLAGETARSRAALRRLAEEERLRKGLLLASPALDAQLDGRLRAADGGTAGDSPGGPPGKKQRKIERSLLSYLYRTVCKTSPFSTFTGVALGELAEGDGRHGGDSALTVRAGAPWTGHARLNVAALGRLAETVLADPARRADLPVSPASGWGREADRVRYVRRWVTEGDEDTAVTFDAVKDRLFFLRRTGTLERLLGLFEERGTVRYGELSAWLAADRGASAEECDRYLEALLRIGMVQVPCLRTEVHDTDPLRAFQRSLRGLDRPWAARLADRLGGPVSLVDRFAAAEPAARRTLLTELRRELIAVQEELGSERAKVPQTVLYEDAAAGRSTTLDAAAWTELAAGPLGAVERILPAFDLTLPQRITFKGFFLARFGQGGRCDDLLKLVHDFHEDFFDQYMTFTAGHTSYDADGRYVPEVNWLGLPQLKALDTARQTFTERMRGLWEARDGAGGRDGAAAAGGEIVLDEALIDEIAAELAPVAPDFAPMSHHVQIADRPADAGGPLLVLNRSYGGLSFPFSRFTHCFDGLEQRLLRAAGEVCPEGAVFAEVTGGPVTSNLNLHGRLTEYEIVCPGETGTLPEEFRLGLDDLSVEHDESADRLVLRSARLGREVIPVYLGYLVPLALPELPRTLLLLSPTSMAPLNVWGGVPESEPVDGVTARPRVRHGGLVLSRRSWSAPASALPERPPGQSEADRFLEWHRFRRAHGLPDRVFATVSDSGARGATGAKPQYLDFDSPLSLAAFEALVKSPGARVVFREALPDEDELHTVSGRGRHVAELAVETAVAPARTRPRSSTR, from the coding sequence ATGGACACCGGACGAGAGACCACCGCCCCGCCGAACCCCGCCGCGGCAGCCGGCGAGCCCGCCGAACCCGGCCGCGCGGACGGCCCGTTCGTCCTGCGCATCGCGGGACTGCCCGTGGAGACCCTGCGGGAGCTGCGCTGCCCCGGCAGCCGCCGCTGGGCGGACAGCGTGCTGCGCGAGACGGACCGGCTGCGCGCCGAGGGCGAGGCCGTCGGCGACCGGCTGCACGACCTCGTCGGCGGCCACCCGGCCGCGGAGAGCGACACCGTGCGCCGAGGGCTGCTGAAGCTGCGCCGCGAGGTCTACAACAACCGGCTGCCCCGGGACGGCGACGCCGCCCTCGCCCTGGTCGCCGGGGTGGACGGGGCCGCCGGGGAGGCGCTCGCCGGCTGGCTGCGCGACCGGCGCCGGCTGGAGGAGCAGCGCACCGGGGGCGCGGCCCTGCTCGCCGGGGAGACCGCGCGGAGCCGGGCCGCGCTGCGCCGGCTGGCGGAGGAGGAGCGGCTGCGCAAGGGCCTGCTGCTGGCCTCCCCCGCCCTGGACGCGCAGCTCGACGGCCGGCTGCGGGCGGCGGACGGCGGTACCGCCGGCGACTCCCCCGGCGGTCCCCCCGGCAAGAAACAGCGGAAGATCGAACGTTCGCTGCTGTCGTACCTCTACCGGACGGTCTGCAAGACCAGTCCGTTCTCGACCTTCACCGGGGTCGCCCTCGGCGAACTGGCCGAGGGGGACGGGCGGCACGGCGGGGACAGCGCGCTCACCGTGCGCGCCGGCGCCCCCTGGACGGGCCACGCCCGGCTCAACGTCGCCGCCCTCGGGCGGCTCGCCGAGACCGTGCTCGCCGACCCGGCCCGCCGCGCCGATCTGCCCGTCTCCCCCGCCTCCGGCTGGGGCCGGGAGGCGGACCGGGTTCGCTATGTGCGCCGCTGGGTGACCGAGGGCGACGAGGACACGGCCGTGACCTTCGACGCCGTGAAGGACCGGCTGTTCTTCCTGCGCCGCACCGGCACCCTGGAGCGGCTGCTCGGCCTCTTCGAGGAGCGCGGCACCGTCCGCTACGGCGAGCTGTCGGCGTGGCTGGCCGCCGACCGGGGCGCCTCGGCGGAGGAGTGCGACCGGTATCTGGAGGCGCTGCTGCGGATCGGCATGGTGCAGGTGCCGTGTCTGCGCACGGAGGTGCACGACACCGACCCGCTGCGGGCGTTCCAGCGGTCCCTGCGGGGCCTGGACCGGCCGTGGGCGGCGCGGCTCGCCGACCGGCTCGGCGGGCCCGTCTCCCTCGTCGACCGCTTCGCCGCCGCGGAACCCGCCGCGCGCCGCACCCTCCTCACCGAGCTGCGCCGCGAACTGATCGCCGTGCAGGAGGAGTTGGGGTCCGAGCGGGCCAAGGTGCCGCAGACGGTGCTCTACGAGGACGCGGCGGCGGGCCGGAGCACCACCCTGGACGCGGCCGCCTGGACGGAGCTGGCCGCCGGGCCGCTGGGCGCCGTGGAGAGGATCCTGCCCGCGTTCGACCTCACCCTGCCGCAGCGGATCACCTTCAAGGGCTTCTTCCTCGCCCGCTTCGGGCAGGGCGGCCGCTGCGACGACCTGCTGAAGCTCGTCCACGACTTCCACGAGGACTTCTTCGACCAGTACATGACCTTCACCGCCGGCCACACCTCCTACGACGCGGACGGCCGCTACGTACCGGAGGTCAACTGGCTGGGGCTGCCCCAGCTGAAGGCCCTGGACACGGCCCGGCAGACCTTCACCGAGCGGATGCGGGGCCTGTGGGAGGCGCGGGACGGTGCCGGGGGCCGGGACGGAGCGGCGGCGGCCGGGGGCGAGATCGTCCTCGACGAGGCCCTCATCGACGAGATCGCCGCCGAACTGGCGCCGGTGGCACCGGACTTCGCACCGATGAGCCACCACGTCCAGATCGCCGACCGCCCGGCGGACGCCGGCGGCCCCCTCCTCGTCCTGAACCGCTCCTACGGCGGGCTGTCCTTCCCGTTCAGCCGCTTCACCCACTGCTTCGACGGACTGGAGCAGCGGCTGCTGCGCGCCGCCGGCGAAGTCTGCCCGGAGGGCGCGGTGTTCGCGGAGGTCACCGGCGGCCCGGTGACCAGCAACCTCAATCTGCACGGGCGGCTCACCGAGTACGAGATCGTCTGCCCCGGCGAGACCGGCACCCTGCCGGAGGAGTTCCGGCTCGGCCTGGACGACCTGTCCGTCGAGCACGACGAGAGCGCCGACCGGCTCGTGCTGCGCTCGGCGCGGCTGGGCCGCGAGGTGATCCCGGTCTACCTCGGCTATCTGGTGCCGCTGGCGCTGCCGGAACTCCCGCGCACCCTGCTGCTGCTGTCGCCGACCTCCATGGCCCCGCTCAACGTCTGGGGCGGCGTACCGGAGAGCGAGCCGGTGGACGGCGTGACCGCGCGGCCCCGGGTACGGCACGGCGGCCTCGTGCTCAGCCGGCGCAGCTGGAGCGCCCCCGCCTCCGCCCTGCCGGAGCGCCCGCCGGGGCAGTCCGAGGCGGACCGCTTCCTGGAGTGGCACCGCTTCCGCCGCGCGCACGGGCTGCCGGACCGGGTGTTCGCCACCGTGTCCGACAGCGGGGCGCGCGGTGCGACCGGTGCGAAGCCGCAGTACCTGGACTTCGACAGCCCGCTGTCGCTGGCGGCGTTCGAGGCGCTGGTGAAGTCCCCCGGGGCACGGGTGGTGTTCCGGGAGGCGCTGCCCGACGAGGACGAACTGCACACCGTCTCCGGGCGGGGCCGCCATGTCGCCGAGCTGGCCGTGGAGACGGCCGTCGCGCCCGCCCGAACCCGACCGAGGAGCAGCACCCGATGA